The following coding sequences are from one Verrucosispora sp. WMMD573 window:
- a CDS encoding ATP-binding protein: MMTEEERRALAALRFNWAPTPDDVWKPTPFHVDGLHHDVVATVLDSFAEADHSADSSPVGVAVLGQRGTGKTHLLGTVRQQVQQRNGFFFLVELLEARAFWHSTAMSMLAGFARPMPDGATQLRTFLRRLADQMDAPRTVRRAVTGETELSRPALDAFVDLIRKTNRQIGTECQDTARALVLYAAEQPALQDIGYYFLCSNDEEEPGLRAGWGLRRSRRAPQEVVKDTSRLLAMVGPTVIAVDQIDLMVAQSVKTTHKDVRGEVDWQTSLLLEQVASGLMALRETTRRSLSVVSCLPQTWQDVKEQATDTVQDRFREAAFLKEIPSVEVGRELVEKRFAVLFDGLGFSPPYPTWPIHPSAFDEVVGFTPRELLRRIDTHVRACLAAGEVRELRHLLLSAVGQRAPAVEATPVRPATAASLADEYGKIDARYAELIAAADPEPAVHQQSEDARVPELLKAGLTAWIAEQGSAVEAFSLDPIPAGGKPALHARLRHSLDDESEDEEHWSFRAICAPHHIAALNRIRNAITTAGLTEGVAKRRLFLLRSDDWSAGARTREVLDAFERAGGRTLGFPAADISRLAALEQLIQTYGLETLRPWFAERRPAADIGCLRDALGSRHQASEGAAHRVVGRASVSTPPAVHPPPAVRPVTDLPRPDDVPVIGSAAGPPAAGVDPQHLVLGTVTGRPDPVRVGLESLRRHTVIFAGSGSGKTVLIRRLVEECALRGVSAIVLDPNNDLARLGEAWPATPDGWGSDDADLADAYLSGTDVVIWTPGRQAGRPLSFQPLPRFADVLDDPDGFTAAVNAAVATLAPHARVDGGTDKARLGRAVLREALIGYAHTGGNDLPEFTELLNELPDGMSQLDGAPKLAASMAQLLKAALINDPLFGGAGTPVDPGELLTPPPGRRARISVISFVGLPDDHQRQSFVNQLQLALFTWIKRHPAGDRPLGGLFVMDEAQTLAPSGTVTACTQSTLALTSQARKYGLGLVFATQSPKALHNQIPGNAATQLFGLLTAPVQIEAARDVARAKGADVPDVGKMRTGQFYAAVEGSRFVKMQAPMCLSHHPRSPLTSEEVVRRAARQ, encoded by the coding sequence CCACCTGCTCGGCACGGTGCGTCAGCAGGTGCAGCAGCGCAACGGGTTCTTCTTCCTGGTCGAGCTGCTGGAGGCCCGCGCGTTCTGGCACAGCACCGCGATGTCGATGCTCGCGGGTTTTGCCAGGCCGATGCCCGACGGCGCGACACAGCTGCGTACGTTCCTGCGCCGGCTGGCCGATCAGATGGATGCTCCGCGGACGGTACGGCGGGCGGTGACCGGGGAGACCGAGCTCAGCCGACCCGCGCTCGACGCCTTCGTCGACCTGATCCGCAAGACGAATCGGCAGATCGGCACCGAGTGCCAGGACACCGCCAGGGCGCTGGTCCTCTACGCCGCCGAGCAGCCGGCGCTGCAGGACATCGGCTACTACTTCCTCTGCTCCAACGACGAGGAGGAGCCGGGGCTGCGGGCCGGGTGGGGTCTGCGGCGCAGCCGGCGGGCCCCACAGGAGGTGGTCAAGGACACCTCCAGACTGCTCGCCATGGTCGGCCCGACGGTGATCGCGGTCGACCAGATCGACCTGATGGTCGCCCAGTCGGTCAAGACCACTCACAAGGACGTCCGCGGCGAGGTCGACTGGCAGACGTCGTTGCTGTTGGAGCAGGTCGCCAGCGGCCTGATGGCGCTGCGCGAAACCACCCGCAGGTCGCTTTCCGTGGTCTCCTGCCTCCCGCAGACCTGGCAGGACGTCAAGGAGCAGGCCACCGACACGGTGCAGGACCGGTTCCGGGAGGCAGCCTTCCTCAAGGAGATCCCCTCCGTCGAGGTCGGACGCGAACTGGTTGAGAAGCGGTTCGCCGTGCTCTTCGACGGGCTCGGGTTCTCACCGCCGTACCCGACCTGGCCCATCCATCCGTCCGCATTCGACGAGGTCGTCGGCTTCACCCCGCGCGAGTTGCTGCGCCGCATCGACACGCACGTCCGGGCCTGCCTGGCGGCCGGTGAGGTACGCGAACTCCGGCACCTGCTGCTCTCCGCCGTCGGTCAGCGGGCCCCGGCGGTAGAGGCGACGCCGGTCCGGCCGGCAACGGCGGCGAGCCTGGCCGACGAGTACGGGAAGATCGACGCCCGGTACGCGGAGCTGATTGCCGCAGCGGACCCTGAGCCCGCGGTACACCAGCAGTCCGAGGACGCCCGGGTGCCGGAGTTGCTCAAGGCTGGGCTGACCGCCTGGATCGCCGAGCAGGGCAGCGCAGTCGAGGCGTTCAGCCTCGACCCGATACCGGCGGGCGGAAAGCCGGCACTGCACGCACGGCTGCGGCACAGCCTCGACGACGAGAGCGAGGACGAGGAGCACTGGTCGTTCCGGGCGATCTGCGCGCCGCACCACATCGCCGCGCTCAATCGGATCCGCAACGCCATCACCACCGCCGGACTCACCGAGGGTGTCGCAAAGCGGCGGCTCTTCCTGCTCCGCAGCGACGACTGGTCGGCTGGTGCGCGTACCCGGGAGGTGCTGGACGCTTTCGAGCGGGCCGGAGGCCGGACGCTCGGCTTCCCGGCCGCGGACATCAGCCGGCTGGCCGCCCTGGAGCAGCTCATCCAGACGTACGGGCTGGAGACGCTGCGGCCGTGGTTCGCCGAACGGCGACCGGCGGCGGACATCGGCTGCCTGCGCGACGCGCTGGGCAGCCGTCACCAGGCCTCCGAGGGGGCAGCACACCGAGTGGTCGGCCGGGCATCGGTCTCGACACCGCCTGCTGTGCATCCGCCGCCTGCCGTGCGGCCGGTGACCGACCTGCCGCGGCCCGACGACGTGCCGGTGATCGGGTCCGCCGCCGGACCGCCCGCCGCAGGTGTGGATCCGCAGCACCTGGTGCTCGGCACCGTCACCGGGCGACCGGATCCGGTACGGGTCGGTCTCGAATCGCTGCGTCGGCACACGGTCATCTTCGCCGGTTCCGGCTCCGGCAAGACCGTCCTGATCCGCCGGCTGGTCGAGGAGTGTGCCCTGCGCGGTGTCTCTGCCATCGTTCTCGACCCGAACAACGACCTGGCCAGGCTCGGCGAAGCGTGGCCGGCAACCCCGGACGGGTGGGGGTCGGATGACGCGGACCTGGCTGACGCCTACCTGTCCGGCACCGACGTGGTGATCTGGACGCCGGGTCGACAGGCGGGCCGGCCGTTGAGCTTCCAGCCGTTGCCCCGGTTCGCCGACGTACTCGACGATCCGGACGGATTCACCGCCGCGGTGAACGCCGCCGTCGCCACCCTCGCGCCGCACGCCCGGGTAGACGGCGGGACGGACAAGGCCCGGCTCGGCCGGGCGGTGTTGCGCGAGGCGTTGATCGGCTACGCCCACACCGGCGGCAACGACCTGCCCGAGTTCACCGAGTTGCTCAACGAGTTGCCCGACGGGATGAGTCAGCTCGATGGCGCGCCGAAGCTGGCAGCGAGCATGGCGCAGTTGCTCAAGGCGGCATTGATCAACGATCCGCTGTTCGGTGGTGCCGGCACGCCGGTCGACCCTGGTGAACTGCTCACCCCGCCGCCGGGCCGGCGGGCCCGGATATCGGTGATCAGCTTCGTGGGTCTACCCGACGACCACCAGCGGCAGAGCTTCGTGAACCAGTTGCAGCTCGCCCTGTTCACCTGGATAAAGCGTCATCCGGCAGGTGACCGGCCGCTGGGTGGGCTCTTCGTGATGGACGAGGCGCAGACCCTGGCTCCCTCCGGGACCGTCACCGCGTGCACGCAGAGCACCCTGGCCTTGACCTCGCAGGCGCGCAAGTACGGGCTGGGTCTGGTCTTCGCCACCCAGTCACCGAAGGCACTGCACAATCAGATCCCCGGGAACGCGGCCACCCAACTCTTCGGCCTGTTGACCGCGCCGGTGCAGATCGAGGCGGCCCGGGACGTCGCCCGGGCCAAGGGCGCCGACGTGCCCGACGTCGGCAAGATGCGGACCGGGCAGTTCTACGCCGCGGTAGAGGGCAGCCGATTCGTCAAGATGCAGGCCCCGATGTGTCTGAGCCATCACCCCCGCAGTCCGCTGACCAGCGAGGAAGTCGTTAGGCGTGCGGCGCGCCAATAG
- a CDS encoding polysaccharide deacetylase family protein, whose product MSSTTQPLRPPRAASRLGVGPPPVRPTEVIGTERVVCLTFDDGPHPEHTPHLLDILAAHAIRAVFFLQGDRVIEHPELVRRIVAAGHALGNHSMHHDDMGAWAAGRIASDLLETNAVIRHAVPHVRVPYFRAPYGAWGQTPSVATALGMRPMGWRLAVTDWEPPGTDELLRRLIEGVAPGAVVLLHDGGGDRSQTVEAVDRAIPTLHADGWRFALPASADGR is encoded by the coding sequence ATGTCGTCCACCACGCAGCCCCTGCGTCCCCCGCGTGCCGCGTCCAGGCTGGGCGTCGGACCGCCACCGGTACGGCCCACCGAGGTGATCGGCACCGAGCGGGTCGTGTGCCTCACCTTCGACGACGGACCACACCCGGAGCACACCCCGCACCTACTCGACATCTTGGCCGCCCACGCCATCCGGGCGGTCTTCTTCCTTCAGGGCGATCGGGTCATCGAGCACCCCGAGCTGGTACGCCGGATCGTCGCGGCCGGACACGCGCTGGGCAACCACAGCATGCACCACGACGACATGGGCGCCTGGGCCGCCGGGCGGATCGCCTCGGACCTGCTGGAGACCAACGCCGTCATCCGGCACGCCGTCCCGCACGTCCGGGTCCCCTACTTCCGGGCACCGTACGGCGCCTGGGGCCAGACGCCCAGCGTGGCCACGGCGCTCGGGATGCGGCCGATGGGCTGGCGGCTCGCCGTGACCGACTGGGAACCGCCCGGCACCGACGAGCTGCTGCGGCGTCTCATCGAGGGCGTCGCCCCGGGCGCGGTGGTGCTGCTGCACGACGGCGGTGGCGACCGCAGCCAGACCGTGGAAGCCGTCGACCGGGCCATCCCCACCCTGCACGCGGACGGTTGGCGCTTCGCGCTACCGGCCAGCGCGGACGGCCGCTGA
- a CDS encoding endo-1,4-beta-xylanase encodes MKLRRWMAVGAVAVATAATLNMVPATAGRPYDPTAKTLGALGLRHGLQIGTAVSADALNDAADPEYRKIAGSEFVSVTAENAMKWESLEPTRGTYNWEPADQLINFAKRNRQSVRGHVLVWHNQLPQWLTEGVADGSISKQELRELLRKHITTVVKRYKGKIWQWDVVNEAVSDPWDTPPTLRYKGFWAENLGPGYIADAFRWARAADPRALLFYNDYNIEAFGSGNPADDKTQFVYDMVKRLRAQGVPIDGVGAQGHLGTQYGNFNTFQVTEALKKFTSLGVATAFTEVDVRSQMTEAVQAGNSEEINPRLQASAANHSVLMKACLAVRSCLSYTVWGFSDKHSWVPGWFDDPPEGLATIMDENYQPKLAYHEIKSDLILAGPPYVLPRIAPKPRR; translated from the coding sequence ATGAAGTTGAGACGGTGGATGGCCGTCGGTGCGGTCGCCGTCGCGACCGCTGCGACGTTGAACATGGTGCCGGCCACGGCCGGCCGGCCGTACGACCCGACCGCGAAGACCCTGGGCGCCCTCGGCCTGCGCCACGGTCTACAGATCGGTACCGCGGTAAGCGCGGACGCCCTCAACGACGCCGCCGACCCGGAATACCGCAAGATCGCCGGATCCGAGTTCGTCTCGGTCACCGCTGAGAACGCCATGAAGTGGGAAAGCCTCGAACCCACCCGCGGCACCTACAACTGGGAGCCGGCCGACCAGCTCATCAACTTCGCCAAGCGCAACCGCCAGAGCGTACGGGGCCACGTGCTCGTCTGGCACAACCAGCTGCCGCAGTGGCTGACCGAGGGGGTCGCCGACGGCTCCATCAGCAAGCAGGAGCTGCGCGAGCTGCTGCGCAAGCACATCACCACGGTGGTCAAGCGCTACAAGGGCAAGATCTGGCAGTGGGACGTCGTGAACGAGGCGGTCAGCGACCCCTGGGACACTCCGCCCACCCTGCGCTACAAGGGTTTCTGGGCCGAGAACCTCGGGCCCGGCTACATCGCTGACGCGTTCCGGTGGGCCCGCGCCGCCGACCCCAGGGCGCTGCTGTTCTACAACGACTACAACATCGAGGCGTTCGGCTCCGGGAACCCGGCCGACGACAAGACCCAGTTCGTGTACGACATGGTCAAGCGGCTGCGCGCCCAGGGCGTACCGATCGACGGTGTCGGCGCGCAGGGCCACCTCGGCACCCAGTACGGCAACTTCAACACCTTCCAGGTGACCGAGGCGCTGAAGAAGTTCACCTCGCTCGGGGTGGCGACCGCGTTCACCGAGGTGGACGTCCGCAGCCAGATGACCGAGGCGGTCCAGGCCGGCAACTCCGAGGAGATCAACCCCAGGTTGCAGGCGTCGGCCGCCAACCACAGCGTGCTGATGAAGGCCTGCCTGGCCGTGCGCAGCTGCCTCTCGTACACCGTCTGGGGCTTCAGCGACAAGCACTCCTGGGTGCCGGGCTGGTTCGACGACCCGCCCGAGGGCCTGGCCACCATCATGGACGAGAACTACCAGCCCAAGCTGGCCTACCACGAGATCAAGTCCGACCTGATCCTCGCCGGCCCGCCGTACGTCCTGCCCCGCATCGCACCCAAGCCTCGCCGCTGA